DNA from Leptospira harrisiae:
TTCTAACCTTATACCAGACAAAGATAAAAAATGATGTAGAAGTTACAAAATTATATAAAACATCTGACTATTGTTTGGCGGAAAGAGATAAACTCAACCAAGTTTGGATCAATATACTAAACAATGCATTACAGGCAATGGAATATCGTGGAAAATTAACCATCTCAGTTTTTTCCAATGAGAATTCCGTCATTACATCGATTTTAGATTCAGGAAAAGGAATTGCTCCTGAAATTCGAGATAAGATTTTTTTACCTTTTTTTACTACAAAAAAACATGGCGAAGGGATTGGGCTTGGGCTTGACATTTGTAAACAAATCGTAGAAAAAATGAAAGGTACAATCGAATTTTCGTCAGATGATCGAGGGACTGAGTTTAGGGTGTACTTACCAAAGGCAATTGAAGGGGAAAGAGATTGAATATTACGCCGCTACAAACTGAAAAAAACGCAATCCTATGCGTGGATGATGAGCCGATTCTTTTACTTTCCCTCGTACAAGAACTAAAACGAGAAATTGGTGGTGGTTTTACTTATGAAACTGCACAAAACCCTGAGGAAGCGATGGAAGTGATCGATGACCTTTGTCGTTCTGGAGTCGAAGTCATTCTCATCCTTTCTGATTGGCTGATGCCTGGAATGCGTGGAGACGAATTTCTCATCCAAGTCCATCAAAAATACCCACAAATTAAATCCATTCTGATTTCAGGGCATGCTGACCGCGAAGCCATCAATCGAGTGAAAGAAGAAGCAAAAACTTATGCCATTTTTTCCAAACCTTGGAATAGCAGGGAATTACTCGATGCAGTTCGTTTCTGTTGCAATTTGACCTAAGTCCATTTTTCTGGACGTAAGGTGCGTACCATCTACATCCGCAAACTCCGATTTGAAGAAGCTCGTATCAAACTAGAACGAGAACTTCACGATGCCTTTATGGACGGAGAATCCTATGTGGAAATCCTACATGGGATTGGAGAAGGAATTCTCAGGCGAATGGCGATTGACTACGTGGAGACTTGCGGTTTTCTGAAACTAGTGGAGACCGATCCGATGTTTCGGTCAAATCCAGGCGCAACAATTGTCGAAATTCTCGCTCCTTCAAAAGAATACATCAACCGATTGAAATCATGACCGAACCAAACTCTAAGATAGAAATCCTCGACGTCACTTTACGAGATGGGGAACAAACAAACGGTGTCTCGTTTTCCTGGCGGCAAAAACTAAATATCACCAAACATTTGCTAATGGATTTGAAAACGGACCGTGTGGAAATTGCAAGCGCACGTGTTTCGCCTGGTGAATTCGAAGCTGTCAAAAGAATTGTGGAATGGGCGAAATCCGAAAACCTACACGATCGAATCGAGATTTTGGGATTTGTTGATTACGATAAAACAGTAGAATGGATGAAAGGAACTGGGGTTCGAGTTCTTAATCTTCTCACTAAAGGTTCATTAAACCACTTAACAAATCAACTTCGAAAAACTCCTTCGGAACATTTTTTAGATATACAAAAAACTGTAGAATTTGCTGCTTCTTCTGGAATTTCGGTAAATGTTTATTTGGAAGATTGGTCAAATGGCTACACATATTCTCGAGAATATGTATTAGAATATTTGAATGTTGTATCAAAATTTCCAGTTCGTAAATTTTATTTAGCAGATACTCTTGGAGTTTTGTCTCCATTAGAAGTTCGGACAGCCGTTTCCGATTTAGTAAAAGAGTTTCCTCAACTTTGGTTTGAGTTCCATGGACATAATGATTATGATTTAGCTGTTGCTAATTGTTTGGAAGCAGTGAGTGCCGGTGTTCGTGGGCTTCATGTGGCTGTGAATGGTCTTGGGGAACGGGCCGGAAATTCTCCTTTGGAAGCTGTTGTTACTGCAATTCATGACAAAACAAAATATAAAACTTCCATAGTGGAAAAAGAAATCACCAATGCATCTAGGCTTGTTGCCGTTTTCTCTGGTAAACGAATTTCGGATAACAGACCAATTGTTGGTGAAGATGTATTTACCCAAACTGCAGGGGTTCATGCGGATGGGGATAAAAAAGGAAATTTATATGCCAATCCAATTTTACCAGAACGGTTCGGGAGATCTCGGGTTTACGCATTAGGAAAGTTAGCTGGTAAGGCCAGCATTACTGAAAATTTAAAACAATTAGGAATGGTCCTGTCTCCTGAAATTGAAAAAAAAGTTTTGGAAAGGGTGATTGAACTTGGTGACCAGAATAAAACCGTCACCAAGGAAGACCTTCCCTATATCATCTCTGATATCACTGGCGAAAATCTGGAAGCAAGTTTTCGCATTGAGACTTGCACCGTAACGAGTGGGATCGGAGTCAAACCAAAGGCCGAAGTAAAAGTGAATTTCCAAGGGAAGGATTACGCGGCAAAGGGAGAAGGGGACGGTGGTTACGATGCTTTTATGAATGCCCTTGGTAAAATTTTAAAAGAATTAAAAATCCAAATTCCAAAACTCTATGACTATGAAGTTCGGATTCCTCCCGGAGGAAATACCAATGCTTTGGTCGAAACGGTCATTACTTGGAAAGTGGAAGGTGAAACTCATCCCATTCGCACTATCGGCATTGACTCTGACCAACAAGTGGCAGCTGTGAAAGCCACAGAACGATTGTTACATATTCTACTCGGAAACGTATGATTCATTTTCTCATTGTGGGCCTAGGGAATCCAGGCGATAAATATAAAAACACTCGCCATAACATTGGTTTTATGATCTTGGATGCTCTTGCGAGTAGTTTCAGTGTTTCTTTCAAAGATTCCAAAAAATATATGGAATCAACTCATACTTTAGATGGGGATAAAATTCATCTTTTAAAGCCATTAGAGTTCATGAATCTTTCCGGAAAATCCACACAAACCCTCGCAAATTTATATAAAATTCCTCCTTCCCAGATTCTAGTGGTTCAGGACGAAGTAGATTTACCTTTTGGTAAAATCAAAAATAAAATTGGTGGCGGTACGGCAGGTCACAACGGACTAAAGGATATTGTAGCAAAACTTGGTTCACAAGATTTTCACAGGTTGCGATTTGGAGTTGGCAAACCAGATAAAGGTGGAATGGAAGTGGCTGATTTTGTGTTACAGAATTTTAATTCGGAAGAAAAAAGTAACTTGGACAATCTAATTAAAGAATCGGTTACGAAAATTGAAGAATGGGTTCGAACCAATCGCAATCTAATCCGAAAAGAAAACGGAGGATAAGGTATCCCACCTTCCAACGAATCAAGGTGAATGGACGATAATTCAAATTTTTATGACTAAAGACAAAGAAACCACTATCAACCTTCGTAGTCTCATCATTCAAACCATCTTATCAATTGTAATTGTATTGGTCATAGTGTTTGGCCTTGCCTTTTTTTTTCGAAAGGAACTACTCGGATTTAGCGAACATTTTGTAAGAATTTTTGGTTATTGGGGACTTTTTGTGGGGATGATCCTTTCGGATAGCCTTCCCGCTTTTGTTCCACCCGATGCTTTTCTAATGCTTGCAATAACAGGGGAAATGGACCCAATTCTTACAATTCTATCCATGTCTTTTGGGAGCATACTTGGTGGATCACTTGCATATTTCATTGGCTTATACCTAATTCCTAGATTCCATTTAGGTAGACAGATGGTTTTGCATTATGAAGAAAAACTCCTTCCTTATCTCCGTAAGTATGGTTTTGGCGCAGTAGTTCTGAGCGCACTCACACCCATTCCTTATTCTTGGATGGCATACACTGTCGGAACGTTTAAAATGCGTTATTCGTTATTTTTGTTTGGTTCACTATTTCGGTTTGTGCGTGTGACCGTTTATTTTTATGCCATGTATCTTGGATGGATCACTGGAGGATAGATGTCTGACGAACGTTTGTTTCCAAAAACTATTGATGAGGTCATCTTAGAGAAAGTAAGATTTTTCTTTTTGCCAGATCGGACTGCTGCTTTTGTAAAAAATTTAGTAGAAGGAAAGGTTTCCGAAAGGTCGTTGATTTGTTGTAATTCAGGTTGCGATGTCTGTAACGAAACAATATACAATTGTTATGTGGCAGTAAAAAAAGAATTGGAAAAAACTTAAGTTGGATTCTCTTTTTTCACAAAATAAACAAGTTCCACTTGCTCATGCAGTAAGACCAAAAAACTGGTCTGAATTTGTCGGACAAACGCAGGTTGTCCAATCACTCAAAGCCATTTCTAAACCCACTTCAATTCTTTTTTATGGCCCCCCTGGATCTGGAAAAACCACTTTAGCACACCTTCTAACACAAAGTTGGAGTATGCAAAAACGTTATTTAAGTTGTGTGACAAGTGGACTTAAGGAAGTGAGAGAGGTTTTGGATGAAGCCAAACGGCAAGGAACCATAGTCTTATTTTTAGATGAGATCCACCGTTTTTCATCTTCCCAACAAGACGCTCTTTTGTCAGCAGTAGAAGAAGGTGAAATTATTTTAATTGCTGCGACCACCGAAAATCCTAGTTTTCGCGTAAATAAAGCACTACTTTCTCGGATGCTTGTTTACCGTCTCACAACTCTTTCTGAAGAAGAAGAAAATTCTATTTTTGAAACTTGCCTTACAAAACTCAATCACAAGGGGAAGTTCCCTCCGGACCTAAAAAAGGAACTCTTTCGTAGAAGTTCAGGAGATGCCAGGAAACTTCTCGGATATCTAGAAAGAATTTTAAATTTTACAGAAGACACAGGTAATATCAACGAATCTAAGTTAGCTGAAATTCTAGGTGAGAATGTAATTTTTTACGATAAAAATAGTGAAAGTCACTATGATATCATCTCGGCCTTTATTAAATCCCTCCGCGGGAGTGATCCCGATGCCGCCCTTTTTTATTTGGCACTGATGATCGAAGGGGGAGAGGACCCACTTTTTATCGCAAGGAGACTTGTGATTTTTGCCAGTGAAGATGTGGGAAACGCGAGTGTCC
Protein-coding regions in this window:
- a CDS encoding response regulator; the protein is MNITPLQTEKNAILCVDDEPILLLSLVQELKREIGGGFTYETAQNPEEAMEVIDDLCRSGVEVILILSDWLMPGMRGDEFLIQVHQKYPQIKSILISGHADREAINRVKEEAKTYAIFSKPWNSRELLDAVRFCCNLT
- a CDS encoding Smr/MutS family protein, yielding MRTIYIRKLRFEEARIKLERELHDAFMDGESYVEILHGIGEGILRRMAIDYVETCGFLKLVETDPMFRSNPGATIVEILAPSKEYINRLKS
- the cimA gene encoding (R)-citramalate synthase CimA → MTEPNSKIEILDVTLRDGEQTNGVSFSWRQKLNITKHLLMDLKTDRVEIASARVSPGEFEAVKRIVEWAKSENLHDRIEILGFVDYDKTVEWMKGTGVRVLNLLTKGSLNHLTNQLRKTPSEHFLDIQKTVEFAASSGISVNVYLEDWSNGYTYSREYVLEYLNVVSKFPVRKFYLADTLGVLSPLEVRTAVSDLVKEFPQLWFEFHGHNDYDLAVANCLEAVSAGVRGLHVAVNGLGERAGNSPLEAVVTAIHDKTKYKTSIVEKEITNASRLVAVFSGKRISDNRPIVGEDVFTQTAGVHADGDKKGNLYANPILPERFGRSRVYALGKLAGKASITENLKQLGMVLSPEIEKKVLERVIELGDQNKTVTKEDLPYIISDITGENLEASFRIETCTVTSGIGVKPKAEVKVNFQGKDYAAKGEGDGGYDAFMNALGKILKELKIQIPKLYDYEVRIPPGGNTNALVETVITWKVEGETHPIRTIGIDSDQQVAAVKATERLLHILLGNV
- the pth gene encoding aminoacyl-tRNA hydrolase, whose product is MIHFLIVGLGNPGDKYKNTRHNIGFMILDALASSFSVSFKDSKKYMESTHTLDGDKIHLLKPLEFMNLSGKSTQTLANLYKIPPSQILVVQDEVDLPFGKIKNKIGGGTAGHNGLKDIVAKLGSQDFHRLRFGVGKPDKGGMEVADFVLQNFNSEEKSNLDNLIKESVTKIEEWVRTNRNLIRKENGG
- a CDS encoding YqaA family protein, with protein sequence MTKDKETTINLRSLIIQTILSIVIVLVIVFGLAFFFRKELLGFSEHFVRIFGYWGLFVGMILSDSLPAFVPPDAFLMLAITGEMDPILTILSMSFGSILGGSLAYFIGLYLIPRFHLGRQMVLHYEEKLLPYLRKYGFGAVVLSALTPIPYSWMAYTVGTFKMRYSLFLFGSLFRFVRVTVYFYAMYLGWITGG
- a CDS encoding replication-associated recombination protein A translates to MDSLFSQNKQVPLAHAVRPKNWSEFVGQTQVVQSLKAISKPTSILFYGPPGSGKTTLAHLLTQSWSMQKRYLSCVTSGLKEVREVLDEAKRQGTIVLFLDEIHRFSSSQQDALLSAVEEGEIILIAATTENPSFRVNKALLSRMLVYRLTTLSEEEENSIFETCLTKLNHKGKFPPDLKKELFRRSSGDARKLLGYLERILNFTEDTGNINESKLAEILGENVIFYDKNSESHYDIISAFIKSLRGSDPDAALFYLALMIEGGEDPLFIARRLVIFASEDVGNASVHALPLAIATWQAVERVGMPEGRIPLGQCTTFLASAPKSNASYLAIDKALQLVRERKREFQIPNHLRNAPTATHKKEGAGKDYQYPHDFPGHFLKERYFPTDFYPDIPQFYAPTNQGMEKNLKEQLERLWGDRY